From the Haladaptatus caseinilyticus genome, the window GTGTCCTCGTACTAACGTTCACATACGCATCGACGTATCATTCAGCGTTCGCCTTCCTTGGTGCGGCGGGATTCATGTATGGAAAAGGGATTGGAATCTATATCTCTGGCTATGTTTGGATGGTCGTAGGTGGACTTGTTCTATGGATAATTGGAAGTCGCATATGGCTTGTCGGTAAAAAATACGATTATGTTACCCCTTCCGATTTACTTGGTGACTTCTATAATTCAAAATTCCTTGCTAGGGCAGTGAGTTTAGTACTTGTCGTTTCGACGTTCCCATACATTGCAATCCAAATGATGGGAGTCGGTATTATTTTTGAGACCGCAACAAAGGGAGTTGTCAGTTTTGAGGTTGGCGCTGGGGTCTTACTCCTTGTGAGTATTGTTTATGTCTGGATGGGCGGAATGCAATCGGTTGCCTGGACAGATACTCTCCAGGGTGGATTCATGTTTGTGGCCGTCTGGGTGGCGACCATTGCATTTCTCTTCGGTGCTTACGGAGGCGATCCAACAGCATTCTGGTCATCCCTTGTTTCGAATTTCTCCTCACACGTTACGTTGCCCGGACCAACAGGACTCTACTCACCTGCGTACATCACAAGCTGGTGGGTTGTCCTTGGTGTTGGCCTGATGATGACTCCACATATTTTTTTGCGGTTCTATGCTGCTGATTCTCCACGCACGCTCAAGTGGGTCTCGGTCGCTGGTACTGGCTACTTGATGATTTTCTATATTCCCCTTGCTATTCTTGCACTGGGTGGAGTTGCGCTTGTTCCAAACTTAGCCATACCAGATGCAGTCATACCGACCGTACTCTATGAATATACACCAGTCTGGTTGGCATCAATCATCGTTGCTGGTGCCATCGCAGCAGCAATGAGCACTGCCGACTCACAACTCCATGCAGTCTCAACTCTGGTTGCGCGTGATTGGTACGAGGAGTTCGCAACCGATGTCGACGACGCTTCCGAGACGTTGTTTGCGAAGGGATCAGTCGTCGTGCTTGGTGGTATCGCCTACGTTGTGGCGGTGCAGGATATTGGTTTTATTGTTCAGCTCGCAAACCTCGCCTTTGAGGGTGCTGCACAGATTTTCCCGCTGGTTGTAGGTGCATTTTTCTGGCGACGCTCATCGCGAATCGGTGCTATTGTCGGCTTTACATCTGGAGTCGCTGTTACCGCTATTCTCAAGTTTGGCGTGATCTCGTTGCCAGCTGTATTTCCTGGATTTATGGCCGGTTTCTATGGTTTGGTAACAAATACTGCATTTTTCCTCGCTATCAGTTTCGTCGTGGATACTGTTCCCGAGGAAAATCGTGACCGTATCCAAGGATATGTCGAACAAGCAGTCACACGCCAGTGGACTCAATCGACATCGGCTGACGATTGAACAAATAATCAGGGGCAAGTACTACTGATGAAAACCCTTGGAATAATGCGGACACTCGCTTCACTGGTGGTGTGATGCAAGGGGAGTACACGGCGTGGAAGAATGGGTAGGGGCACAGGAGCCACGCCGTGTCCTGGGTTACGATGACTGCAGATTCCTCTTCGAAGGCGATGAATAAAAAGGTCAGCCAACTAGAGCGGAAGTGAAACGAAACGATGGCTCGCAGGTTGAGTGTTCGCTCACAACAAGACAAGTCGATTCTATTGAGAGAATACGTGTACGACGTACCGCGTACCGAAAGTTAGTGTATTATACTAACCAAGAGCGACCGGCCAAACACGTGAGAGACTCCAGAGAGTAATAGAAACCGACGATTCAAATTCGAAGGGTATCTCATCGTTGTCCACAGTGCCAATACGATCCTTATCTATGAGCCACTCGAAGCACAACAGAACCCTCTCCATAGCGACAATCGGCTCCGCACTCCGGTGTACGAAAACTCCTCTACGTGAAACAGGACAATAATCATGTCTCTTACAAGTGTAATGGTCTCCGTTCCTCTCATTACCGTTTTGAACTACCGTTGTACCGATTATCAACTGCCTTGAGGACACGTCCTAAGGCTTGTCGGTGGACTTGCCGCGTCGTACTCGATATGTACGGGAATACTCTATCCCGAGTGTCGGGCGTTCACGGGTTAGCGACCCTGACTTCGGGGATGGTTGACTGGCAGCCCGTGACTGACAACGCTTAGGGCTGGCCAGTCACTCCGAACGAGGATGGGGACAGGACACGTAAAGATTGGGCACTCAGTCGAGTAGTGACTTTCTTCCTGAGCTCAAGAGTCGGGGTATCGGCCTTAACCGCCGATGAAAAATGTGGGTTCGATCGCCGCATACCACGCCCAGGGTACACTCATCAGAAGGTTCGTCGGTCACACGTCAGACCCCACCGTTTCCGCTAATACGATTACATAAATCAATAAGAAATTTGAGGCTAACACTCTCCCCCCATTGTTTCCAGTAAAACACGGAAGAGGCCGGAAGCAATTTCTGCTGTAGATAATTTCACTAGTATATCTACTCTAGTAACTGAATTTTTCCGAGCCTACGGAGTAACTAGAAGACAAAGACCATAAAACTTTCCACTCATTTAGAGTTTTCTCAGAGAAGGGCAGACACTTCTGGAACAGTTTACTGGAAATAGTGGGGAGGGGGTGTCCCGAGTTTGTACACCATTTCACCTACCCGCCTGCTGCCGATCTCATTCTCTCGGTTAATTAGTGGAAACGGTGGGGTGTACTCTACTTATAAATGACCATTTACTGGAAATACTGGAACACGGTGGTTCATGCTATCGATCCCTTGACGATTTGCTCGCGTGGCTTTACTGGAAATTGTGAAGTCAGTAGTTGCCCCGTTACCTCAACTTTTACTGGAAATGAT encodes:
- a CDS encoding sodium:solute symporter family protein, with protein sequence MVSAQITIALATIGVYLLSTLVIGYRSRNSGSGNVSDWMTGGRKLGVLVLTFTYASTYHSAFAFLGAAGFMYGKGIGIYISGYVWMVVGGLVLWIIGSRIWLVGKKYDYVTPSDLLGDFYNSKFLARAVSLVLVVSTFPYIAIQMMGVGIIFETATKGVVSFEVGAGVLLLVSIVYVWMGGMQSVAWTDTLQGGFMFVAVWVATIAFLFGAYGGDPTAFWSSLVSNFSSHVTLPGPTGLYSPAYITSWWVVLGVGLMMTPHIFLRFYAADSPRTLKWVSVAGTGYLMIFYIPLAILALGGVALVPNLAIPDAVIPTVLYEYTPVWLASIIVAGAIAAAMSTADSQLHAVSTLVARDWYEEFATDVDDASETLFAKGSVVVLGGIAYVVAVQDIGFIVQLANLAFEGAAQIFPLVVGAFFWRRSSRIGAIVGFTSGVAVTAILKFGVISLPAVFPGFMAGFYGLVTNTAFFLAISFVVDTVPEENRDRIQGYVEQAVTRQWTQSTSADD